The Arthrobacter oryzae DNA window AACAACTGGCAGTTGTCGCTGCAGCAGGGCGCCGCTTATAGAAACCCTCATGCAAAGCTCGAAGAGAAGGATCAGCTGATCTTCGCCCGGGACAGAATCACCCCGTTGGCCCCGGAAAGACGTCCCATCCGCCGGGCGCTTGACGGCGAATCCTTCGCAGATTACCTTGTCTGGTTCGGGGAAGGAGAAGCACAGCGTGCGGTCTCCACTGCGGCAAAGTCTCTAGAGAACGAAAACGGTGATTTCACCGGAGCGGTGATCGTCTACAACGACGTGACGGGTCTGGTCGAAGCTTTAGCCGCAAATGAGGAACTTGTATCGAATGTTTCCCACGAATTCAGAACACCGTTGAATTCAATTCTTGGAAACGTCGATCTGGTACTCGATGATCTGCAGGAGATTTCGCCGATATCGGTCCAGCGACTCGAGGTCGTACAACGCAATTCCGAGAGGCTGCTCGCCTTGGTGTCCGATCTATCTCTTTCCGCTTCTTCCGCACTGAAAGTACATCCCAAGCGAACAGACCTCGCTGGCCTGGTGGAGACCACTATCGGCTCGGCCCTCGCCCATGCGGACCGCGCTAACATCTCCTTGGTTAAGGATGTTCCCTCGCCACTCTGGGCCTACGCGGACCCGCTCCGAATCGGCCAAGCCTTGGACAACCTCGTCTCAAACGCCATCAAGTACTCGCCCGACGGCGGGGTGGTCAGCATCAGTGCCCAACGAACTGCGGAGTGGGTTAAGCTCTCGGTCAAGGACACGGGGATGGGCATGAGCGCGGATGATTCTGCTAAGATTTTCCGGCGCTTCTTCCGTGCCAAACCAGCGCGTGACGCCGCCATTCCGGGCGCCGGACTGGGTTTGTCAATCACCAAGACCATTGTCGAACGGCACGGCGGGACCATCAGTTGTTCCAGCGAACCCGGGCGAGGCAGTACATTTACCGTCGCACTGCCATCAGGCGATGAACTGTTAGGCTCACCGGCCTGACCACTCCGCGTGCCGATGCTACTTGCGTAACGCCCTGGTCAGCTCGGCCCGGGCCAGCAGTTCGCCGTCCGAGGGATAAGCCACTTCCTCGAGCACCAGGGGGTGCGGCGCGGACAACACGGATTTCGCGTCACGTTTCTGCTCGAGAAGGCGCTCATAGAGCCACGCCGGCTTTTCCGCCCCGGAACCGACGTACAGGGCCGACCCCACGAGCGCGCGCACCATGTTGTGGCAGAACGCGTCAGCCTGCACGGTGGCCACGATGACGCCGTCGCTCCCCCGCGCGAACTCGAACCTCTGCAGCTCGCGGATGGTGGTGGACCCTTCCCTTGGCTTGCAGTAGGAGCGGAAGTTCTGCAGCCCCAGGAGCTTGGACGCACCCTCGTTCAACAGCGCCACATCGAGTTCTTCCTTGTGCCAGAGCGTGGAATAGCGGCCCAAGGGGTCCCACAGCGCCGGCCCGTCCGCGATGCGGTAGCTGTACCGGCGCCACAGCGCGGAGAACCGTGCGTCGAACCCCGCCGGGGCCACGGAGACGCTGTGCACCTCAACGGCACCGGTGAGGTCGCCGAGTCCGCGGCTGAGTGCCCCGCGCAGCCGCCGCAGGAGGGCGACGGCGGGATCCAGTTCAGCGCCGCGGTTCAGCCCCTGCCATTCTTCTGCGCTCAGGTCCAGGTGGACCACCTGTCCGCGGGCGTGGACCCCGGCGTCGGTGCGGCCGGCAACCGTCACCCGCACCTTGCGCCTGATCAGGAGCGCCAAGGCATCCTCCAGGACGCCCTGGACGGTCAGCATGCGGGGCTGGACAGCCCACCCGTTGAAGGGTCCGCCGTCGTACGCCAAATCCATCCGGATACGCAAAAACCCGCCGCCCCCCAAAACGGGGGCAGCGGGTTCTTGGTGGTTCATAGACTTAAGTCTATGCGAAGGTTTCAGCGAATTACTTCGCGTCCTTTTCCTCAGCGGCCGGCTTCTCAGCAGCTTCCTCAGCGGCCGGAGCCTCTTCGGTTGCAGCAGCTTCAGTCTCAGCGGCTTCGGCTTCCGGAGCAGCTTCGGTCTCGGCAGCCTCTTCTTCTGCAACGGGTGCAGCAGCAGCGGCTTCCTTCTTGTCGGCGTCGCGCTTGGCAGCGGAAGTAGCCTCGGCTACAACGGCCTGCTTGGCGGAAACCGGCTCAAGGACGAGCTCGATGACAGCCATGGGAGCGTTGTCGCCCTTGCGGTTGCCGATCTTGGTGATGCGGGTGTAGCCGCCATCGCGGTTCTCTACTGCCTGTGCAATGTCGGTGAACAGCTCGTGGACGACGCCCTTGTTGCTGATCAGGCCGAGTACACGACGGCGGGAAGCGAGGTCGCCACGCTTGGCGAAGGTCACCAGGCGCTCTGCGTACGGCTTCAGGCGCTTGGCCTTGGTCACCGTGGTGGTGATCCGCTTGTGCTCGAACAGTGCTGCTGCCAGGTTCGCGAGCATAAGACGCTCGTGAGCCGGGCCGCCTCCGAGGCGCGGACCCTTAGTGGGGGTAGGCATAATTGTTTCTCCTCATATGGAAGCCGGTGGGCTGCGCACAACATGGTGCATCCAGCCAGCCGGCCAAGATCTGCTTGTTAGAGCTCGTCGTCGCTGAACGCGGCGTCGTCCTCTTCGATGGCTGCGGCGCGTGCTGCCAGGTCGAAACCGGGAGGGGAGTCCTTGAGGGACAGACCCAGTTCAACCAGCTTGGCCTTGACCTCGTCGATGGACTTCGCACCGAAGTTACGGATGTCCATCAGGTCGGCCTCGGAGCGGGCAACGAGTTCACCCACGGTGTGGATGCCCTCACGCTTGAGGCAGTTGTAGGAACGGACGGTAAGGTCCAGATCCTCGATCGGCAGGGCCATGTCAGCTGCCAGGGCAGCGTCAGTCGGCGACGGGCCAATCTCGATACCTTCAGCTGCGGTGTTCAGCTCGCGGGCCAGACCGAACAGTTCCACCAGGGTGGTGCCTGCGGAAGCAACGGCATCGCGCGGGGCGATGGCCTGCTTGGTCTCGACGTCGACAATCAGCTTGTCGAAGTCAGTGCGCTGCTCAACACGGGTGGCTTCCACGCGGAAAGTAACCTTCAGCACCGGCGAGTAGATCGAGTCGACCGGGATGCGGCCGATCTCGGAATCGCCGGACTTGTTCTGAGCTGCCGAAACGTAGCCGCGGCCGCGCTCGATGGTCAGTTCGAGTTCGAACTTGCCCTTCGAGTTCAGCGTGGCAATGTGCAGATCCGGGTTGTGGAATTCGACGCCGGCCGGCGGAGCGATGTCCGCGGCGGTGACGACTCCCGGGCCCTGCTTGCGCAGGTAGGCAACAACCGGCTCGTCGTGCTCGGAGGAAACCGACAGGTTCTTGATGTTCAGGATGATCTCGGTGACATCTTCCTTGACACCCGGAACCGTGGTGAACTCGTGCAGCACGCCATCGATCCGGATGCTGGTTACAGCAGCGCCCGGGATGGAGGAGAGCAGGGTACGGCGGAGGGAGTTTCCGAGAGTGTATCCAAAGCCCGGCTCCAGCGGTTCAATGATGAAACGGGAGCGGTTTTCGGAGACGACCTCTTCAGAGAGGGTGGGGCGCTGTGCAATGAGCACTTAGGTTTCCTTTCGGCGAGCATCCGCTATATGACGCAACACAGGTGGTGGAAATTCGGTCTGAAGACTTAACGCGGCTGGGCCTGCCCGGACCCGCGAAGGTCCGGGCAAGCTCCAGCTGCTGGAAACGTCTTAGACGCGGCGGCGCTTCGGCGGGCGGCAGCCGTTGTGCGCGGCGGGGGTGACGTCCTGGATGGAGCCAACCTCCAGGCCGGCGGCCTGCAGCGAGCGGATTGCGGTTTCGCGGCCGGAACCCGGTCCCTTGACGAACACGTCAACCTTCTTCAGGCCGTGCTCCTGGGCGCGCTTTGCAGCAGCTTCGGCAGCCATCTGGGCGGCGAACGGGGTGGACTTACGTGAGCCCTTGAAGCCAACCTCACCGGCGGAAGCCCAGGAGATGACAGCACCGTTCGGATCCGTGATGGAAACGATGGTGTTGTTAAAAGTGCTCTTGATGTGCGCCTGGCCCAGCGCGATATTCTTCTTGTCCTTCTTACGCGGCTTGCGAACCGCGCCACGAGTCTTCGGGGGCATTATTTCTCCTACAGAAAGTTATGGGGGGAAAGTCAGCAGCTATTTCTAGCGGCCGGCTTTCTTCTTGCCGGCGACGGTGCGCTTCGGACCCTTGCGGGTACGGGCGTTGGTCTTCGTACGCTGTCCGCGTACGGGCAGGCCCTTGCGGTGACGCAGGCCTTCGTAGCTGCCGATTTCAACCTTGCGGCGGATATCAGCGGCCACTTCGCGGCGAAGGTCACCCTCAACCTTGTAGTTGCCTTCAATGTAGTCACGCAGCTCAACCAACTGTGCGTCCGTCAGGTCCTTGACCCGAACGTCAGCGCTGATGCCGGTAGCAGCCAGGGTTTCGTGTGCACGGGTCTTGCCCACGCCGTAGATGTAAGTAAGCGCAATTTCCAGCCGCTTTTCGCGGGGAATGTCTACGCCAGCGAGACGAGCCATAGTGGCGGTACTCCTTGTATAAACCGGAGGTCGTAGGCAGTACACCCGCACTTTCAGTGCGGCCCCAGCCTCCGACCGGGGGTTAGCTGTCCGGGCTCTTTCGAGCTAATGTCCCAGTTCAGCTTGTGCTGCCTTTATTTACTTGCGTGGGTTAGCAACCCAGGGTTTCCCGTGAAGGGAAATTAGCCCTGGCGCTGCTTGTGGCGCGGGTTCTCGCAGATCACCATGACCCGGCCATTACGGCGGATCACTTTGCACTTTTCGCAGATCTGCTTGACGCTCGGCTTGACCTTCATGGCGTTCCTTTGCGTGTTGCAGTTGGTCGACTGGACCGGCCTTCGGCTAATGCTCTGGCCGCCCAGTGTTTACTTGTAGCGGTAGACGATACGACCACGTGTGAGGTCGTACGGGCTCAGCTCCACCACTACCCGGTCCTCAGGGAGAATCCTGATGTAGTGCTGGCGCATTTTTCCAGAGATGTGCGCCAGAACGATGTGCTTGTTGGTGAGCTCAACGCGAAACATCGCATTGGGCAGCGCCTCAGTCACAACGCCCTCGATCTCAATGACCCCGTCCTTCTTGGCCATACCCTCCGCTAACTGTTGTTGCCGCAGCCTCCCGGTTGGCACCGGACATGACTGCGAACGTTTTTGATTGATTGGCTGCTGCCTTCCGACCGCAAAAGGGCGCAAACAGGGCAGACAACCAACAGACAACACTACGCCATCTCGGCAGGAATGTTAAATCGGACCATGGTAGCGCACTACCGGGCCGTACGCAGCAAATACCCCTGCCGGAGTTGAGATGCCCTTCGCCTGCGAGACGCCGTCCAGGATGGCTTCAGTCACGACGTCGGCAGCCGCGCTCTGCAGCGCAATGAGGCTGAACAGCCGGGGGGCGTCGGGGCTGCTGTGAAGTTCGACGGCGCCAGTCGCCAGCGCGAACACGGTGTCACCGTCCGCCAGGGTATGGGACGGGTTCAGCGCCCGGGCCACTCCCGCATGGCAGGCAGAGGCGGTCCGCTTGCACTCCACCTTGGTCAGCACGGCATTCGTGGCAACGACGACCAGCGTGGTGTTGAGGGGCGGGGCTGCCTTCCCTCCCGGGCGCGCGGAGGGTTCGGGAATTCCATCACGGACACCCACCGGCAACCCCACGGCATTGACCACTGCCAGCGCCCCTATGACTATGCCGTTCTCCAGGGTGGCGGATGCCGTCCCCACGCCGCCCTTGTAGGTCCCCCGGGCGAGAACCGCACCGGTGCCGGCGCCCACGTTGCCGCGTTCGACGTCGTGCCCTTCCTTTTGGGCGGCAGCGGCGGCAGTTGCGGCGTAACCCATCCCCTCGTCGGGGCGGGCGGAAAAGTCACCGCCGCGGCCGAGGTCAAAGATGGCGGCAGCCGGGACGATCGGCACGAGTCCGCCGGGCACGGCGAGTCCCCGGCCGTTCTCCTCGCACCAGCGCTGGGCACCGCGCGCTGCGACGAGTCCGTAGGCACTGCCGCCGGTGAGCACCACAGCATCCACCTGCTGGGAGAGGGTGGCGGGGTCCAGGGCATCGGTTTCGAAGGTGGCCGGTCCGCCGCCGCGGACGTCAACGGAGCCCACAGTTCCGGGCGGTGGCAGCACCACGGTCACCCCGGTGAGCCAGCCGCCGTCGGACGCCTGTTCTGATCCAGACCCGATTTTCTGGATGTGGCCTACCCGGATCCCGGTGACGTCGGTAATCGCTCCCATGGCTCCATTGTGCGCCTCTGGAATAACTGAGTGTCCACTCCCGCGCATTCGGCGACCCGCGGGAGCGCCTCCGCCCCGCAAAACAAACGTTATGCAATACTGCCTGCAACACAGCGTTAACGGGCAAGGAAGCCTTGAATAACAAACCTCTGACGAGGCCTTGTGCGGGATTCTGCCCACCAACCATGTGGTGAAGTGAAGCTAAATCCCCACGCCCACAGGCCTGTATTACGCAGGCCCGGATCCGTTAGAGACCGAATGACACGACAACTGACTGACAGGCCGCCCGCCGTCGCGGACGCCGGTCCGGCTCTGCGGAACCGGCCGAAATGGTCCGGCAGGACCCGGCGGGACTTCTTCGTCTTCCTTGCCCTCGCGCTGCCCAACCTGGTGCTGATCGCGGTCTTCACCTACCTCCCGCTCATCAACAACGTCTATTACTCCACGCTGGACTGGACCTTGGGGTCGGCGTCGGCCACCGTCGTGGGGCTGGACAACTACGTCACGTTCTTCACCAGTGCCGATGCCGCGAAGGTGCTCGGCACCACGGCGGTCTTCACGCTGGTAACGGTGGGCGGCTCCATGGTGTTGGGCCTGCTGATCGCACTCGCATTGAACTCCAAGGTCCGCGGGACCACCTTTGCGCGATCCGCCGTTTTTGCGCCCTATGTTCTCAGCGGCGTGGGCGTGGGACTGGTGTGGCTCTTCATCTTCGATCCGGGCTACGGCGTCCTGGCCTGGATCCTCCGCGGGCTCGGCCAGCAGAGCCCCCAATGGATCAACGATCCGCAGCTCTCACTGGTCATGGTGATCATCGTGTACGTCTGGAAGAACCTGGGTTACTGCGCTGTGGTGTACCTTGCGGGGCTGCAGTCGCTCCCGCAGGACGTCATGGAGGCCGCCTCCCTCGATGGCGCCAACGGCTTCCGGCGCTTCCTGAGCATGTCCGTCCCGCTGCTCTCCCCCACCACGTTCTTCCTGCTGATCACCACGATGCTCAGCTCGCTGCAGGCATTCGACCTGATCAGGATCATGACACCCCTGGGCAACGGCACCAGCACGCTGATCTACGAGGCCTACCTCCAGGCATTCGGTGCCTTCAACCGGGCCGGCTACTCTGCGTCCATCTCCGTGGTGCTCTTCGCCATCCTGCTGATCATCACCGTGCTGCAGCTGCGGTTCGTAGAACGGAAGGTGCACTACTCGTGAGCACGAACCGGCCGCTCTCCCGCGCCAACATCGTCCAGACCATTGCCGGCGGCTACATCCCGCTGATCCTGGCAACCCTGGTGGTGTTCCTGCCCCTGCTCTGGATGATCCTGAGTTCGTTCAAGCAGCCCGGCGAGATCATCACCATGGACCTAGAGCTTCTTCCGGAAACCCTGAACCTGGAGAACTACAACATCGCCATGACCACGGTGCCGTTCGCGCAGTTCTTCCTGAACAGCACCATCGTCACGCTGGTGGGCGCCACCATCAAGGTGCTGCTGGCAATCCTCACCGCCTACGCCCTGGTGTTCGTACGGTTCCCCTACAAGAACGCCATCTTCGTGCTGATCCTCGTCGCCCTGATGGTTCCTCCGCAGGTGTCCATCCTGCCCAACTACATCCTCATCGCCGGGATGGGCGGAAAGAACACCCTCTGGGGCATCATCCTCCCCGGCCTGGGAACCGCCTTCGGCACCTTCCTGCTTCGCCAGCACTTCATGACGCTGCCGGCCTCCATCCTGGAGTCCGCGGAGATCGACGGCGCCGGCCACTGGCGCCGTCTCTGGCGGATCGTGGTCCCGGTCTCGGTCCCCTCAATCGCCACCGTCGCCCTGGTCACCGTGGTCAGCGAGTGGAACGACTACATCTGGCCGCTCATCATCACGGACCGGCCGGAAACCATGACCCTCCCCGTGGGACTCACGCTGCTGCAGAACTCCGAGGGCAACGGCTCCGGCTGGGGCATCCTCATGGCGGGAGCCGTTCTGGTGATCGTCCCCATCCTGGTGGTGTTCGCGGCACTCCAGCGCTACATCGTGGCCGGCCTTACTCAGGGCAGCGTCACCGGCTAGGGCCAGCGATTGCCTGCCGGGCGGCTAACGCTTCCTCCGCACCACCTGTCATCCCACCCGTACAACGAGTCAGCATGAGCAATCACCTTTGAGAGGATCCACAATGGGTATGAATTTAGACCGCAGGCATTTCCTTGGGCTGGCCGGCGCAGGAGCCGGCGCTGCCGCGCTGTCAGCATGCGGCGGCCCGTCCACCGGCGGAACAACGCCTGCGAGCAAGGCTGCCGAAATCGACTTCAGCGGCGTCAAGCCGGCCGCCTCCATCGACTTCTGGACGAACCACCCGGGCAAGTCCCAGGACGTGGAAAAGTCCATCATCGCGAAGTTCCATGCCAAGTTCCCGGACATCAAGGTGAACCTGGTGACCGCCGGCGCCAACTACGAGGAAATCGCCCAGAAGTTCCAGACCTCGCAGGCGGCCAAGGAGGCGCTGCCGGGTGTTGTGGTCCTCTCCGACGTGTGGTGGTTCCGCTACTTCTCCAACGGCAACATCATCCCGCTGGACGGCCTTGTCAAGGAGCTGGACATCAAGGTGGATGATTTCCAGAAGTCCCTCGTGGCCGACTACCAGTATGACGACAAGCAGTGGGCCCTCCCCTATGGGCGGTCCACGCCGCTGTTCTACTACAACAAGGACCACTTCAAGGCTGCGGGTCTGCCCGACCGGGCTCCGAAGACGTGGCAGGAGTTTGCCGAATGGGCACCGAAGCTGAAGGCAAGCTCAGGCGCCCAGTACGCCTACATCTACCCCGCCCTGGCCGGTTACGCGGGCTGGACCCTGCAGAACAACCTCTGGGGCTGGGGCGGCAGCTGGTCCAATGAGTGGACCATCAACTGCGACTCGGCGGAATCCGTGGAGGCGCTGCAGTGGGCCCAGGATTCCATCTACAAGGACGGCTGGGCGGGTGTTTCCTCCAAGGAGGCCGCTGACGACTTCGCCGCGGGCATCACGTCGTCCACCATCTCGTCCACCGGGTCCCTGCTGGGTGTGCTCAAGTCCGCCAAGTTCAACGTGGGAGTCGGCTTCCTGCCGGGCGGCCCCAAAGTGGACAGCGGCGTGTGCCCCACGGGCGGCGCCGGCCTGGGCATCCCCAGCGGCGTGAGCAAGGAAGTACAGCTGGCCGCCGGCACGTTCCTGAAGTTCATGACGGAGCCGGAGAACACGGCGGAGTTCTCGGCGGCCACCGGATACATGCCCACGCGTGTTTCGGCCGACATGACCGCGGTCCTGGCCAAGACGCCGCAGATCAAGACCGCCATGGACCAGCTGGCAGCCACCCGCGTCCAGGACAACGCCCGGGTGTTCCTGCCCGGCGCAGACCAGGAAATGGCCAAGGCCGCAGCGAAGATCCTCACCCAGCAGGGCGACGTGAAGGCCACCATGACCGCGCTGAAGTCCACGCTGGAGGGCATCTACACGAAGGACGTCAAGCCCAAGCTCAAGAGCTGACGCGCGGTCTCGACGCGCAAAAAGTCCCGCGATACGCAGAACGTCCCGCGATACGCAAAATCCCTGGCGCACCCGGAATTCCGGGTGCGCCAGGGATTTTCCGCGTCGCCAGGCGCGAAACCTACGGGATGGGGACGGGGACCACGCCCAGCGACGCAAGCCGCTCCGCACCGCCGTCGGGCGCTGACAGGACCCAGATGCCCTTTTCATGGACGGCCACCGAGTGCTCCCACTGGCAGGAGCGCTTGCCGTCGGTGGTCACCACGGTCCAGTCGTCGTCGAGCACGGCCGTCTCGATGCTGCCGCGGACCAGCATGGGCTCAATGGCCAAGCACAGTCCCGGCCGGATTTTGGGGCCGCGGTGGCTGGTCCGGTAGTTCAGCACGTCCGGCGCCATGTGCATTTCGGAGCCGATGCCGTGGCCCACATAGTCTTCCAGGATGCCCAGCGGCTTGCCCGGAACGGAGGAGACGTAGTCGTCCACCGCGCAGCCGATGTCCCCGACGAACTTCCCCGTGGCCAGGGCAGCGATGCCACGCCACATGGCTTCCTCGGTGACCTCGGACAGCCGGACGTCCTCCGGATCGGGGGTTCCCACAATCACGGTGCGGGCCGAGTCGGAGTGCCAGCCGTCCACAATCGCGCCGCCGTCGATGGAGATGATGTCGCCGTCGTTCAGCACGCGGCTGCCCGGGATCCCGTGGACCACTTCCTCGTTGACCGAGGTGCAGATGGTGGCCGGGAACCCGTGGTAGCCGAGGAAGTTGGACTTGGCGCCTGCCTCGTCCAGGACTGCGCGGAATACTGTGTCCAGCTGCGCCGTGGTGGCACCCGGAACGGCTGCCGCCACCGCAGCGTCCAGCGCGCGGCTCAGGACCAGGCCTGCCTCGTGCATGGTGCGCATTTGGGCGTTGGTCTTGTATTCGATCCGGGGCTGTCCGAATGCCATGTATACCTCAGTGCTTCGTCTCGCTGGCGGGATGCGTTCATCCCAGGTCTCTGATCCATTGTCCCGCACCGGCGAAGCAGCTCGGGACAGGGTCCACTCCCAGCTCGCCCCGCAAGCGGCCCGTGCAGTAAGTGCGCTCGAATCCAAGCTGGCTGACGGCATAGCGCGTCAGCCGCGGCGGCTTGCGCGTCACGCCGGCCATCGCCTCCAGGGACGCCGCCAGCATCATCGCCGCGCGCATCGGGATAAAGCCGAGTTCGACCTCGGACCGGCCGGTGGCGTCCAGCACTTCCCGCAGCACTCTGCCCAGGGCCACGGGCCGGTGGTCCGCCACGTTGACGGGACCGGTGACGTCCGAGGTGCAGGCGGCGAGCGCTGCCCGGGCCAGGTTCCCGATGGACGTCAGCTGGTGCAG harbors:
- a CDS encoding sensor histidine kinase, with protein sequence MTDRLLQIGTKRYFGRLGTRAQVALCQLPLTLIVTALTVATPFAWPALLHSPLYIAGAVLHVGLFMACFLVPWERLRPSAYLIIPVLDLLALWLSRNGAGPILPGLGVLAIFPVIWLSASGMLARTGVTLSFVGPLLIMLPTLIGKLPNPSASDITSVILLPVMMLAVSLSIRFASVNMRLQQRQLQEKDRELRELLRQSRDREGLLKTILGAVDVGIVAVNPTGQGLLTNNWQLSLQQGAAYRNPHAKLEEKDQLIFARDRITPLAPERRPIRRALDGESFADYLVWFGEGEAQRAVSTAAKSLENENGDFTGAVIVYNDVTGLVEALAANEELVSNVSHEFRTPLNSILGNVDLVLDDLQEISPISVQRLEVVQRNSERLLALVSDLSLSASSALKVHPKRTDLAGLVETTIGSALAHADRANISLVKDVPSPLWAYADPLRIGQALDNLVSNAIKYSPDGGVVSISAQRTAEWVKLSVKDTGMGMSADDSAKIFRRFFRAKPARDAAIPGAGLGLSITKTIVERHGGTISCSSEPGRGSTFTVALPSGDELLGSPA
- the truA gene encoding tRNA pseudouridine(38-40) synthase TruA codes for the protein MNHQEPAAPVLGGGGFLRIRMDLAYDGGPFNGWAVQPRMLTVQGVLEDALALLIRRKVRVTVAGRTDAGVHARGQVVHLDLSAEEWQGLNRGAELDPAVALLRRLRGALSRGLGDLTGAVEVHSVSVAPAGFDARFSALWRRYSYRIADGPALWDPLGRYSTLWHKEELDVALLNEGASKLLGLQNFRSYCKPREGSTTIRELQRFEFARGSDGVIVATVQADAFCHNMVRALVGSALYVGSGAEKPAWLYERLLEQKRDAKSVLSAPHPLVLEEVAYPSDGELLARAELTRALRK
- the rplQ gene encoding 50S ribosomal protein L17 — its product is MPTPTKGPRLGGGPAHERLMLANLAAALFEHKRITTTVTKAKRLKPYAERLVTFAKRGDLASRRRVLGLISNKGVVHELFTDIAQAVENRDGGYTRITKIGNRKGDNAPMAVIELVLEPVSAKQAVVAEATSAAKRDADKKEAAAAAPVAEEEAAETEAAPEAEAAETEAAATEEAPAAEEAAEKPAAEEKDAK
- a CDS encoding DNA-directed RNA polymerase subunit alpha → MLIAQRPTLSEEVVSENRSRFIIEPLEPGFGYTLGNSLRRTLLSSIPGAAVTSIRIDGVLHEFTTVPGVKEDVTEIILNIKNLSVSSEHDEPVVAYLRKQGPGVVTAADIAPPAGVEFHNPDLHIATLNSKGKFELELTIERGRGYVSAAQNKSGDSEIGRIPVDSIYSPVLKVTFRVEATRVEQRTDFDKLIVDVETKQAIAPRDAVASAGTTLVELFGLARELNTAAEGIEIGPSPTDAALAADMALPIEDLDLTVRSYNCLKREGIHTVGELVARSEADLMDIRNFGAKSIDEVKAKLVELGLSLKDSPPGFDLAARAAAIEEDDAAFSDDEL
- the rpsK gene encoding 30S ribosomal protein S11, translating into MPPKTRGAVRKPRKKDKKNIALGQAHIKSTFNNTIVSITDPNGAVISWASAGEVGFKGSRKSTPFAAQMAAEAAAKRAQEHGLKKVDVFVKGPGSGRETAIRSLQAAGLEVGSIQDVTPAAHNGCRPPKRRRV
- the rpsM gene encoding 30S ribosomal protein S13, with product MARLAGVDIPREKRLEIALTYIYGVGKTRAHETLAATGISADVRVKDLTDAQLVELRDYIEGNYKVEGDLRREVAADIRRKVEIGSYEGLRHRKGLPVRGQRTKTNARTRKGPKRTVAGKKKAGR
- the rpmJ gene encoding 50S ribosomal protein L36; the protein is MKVKPSVKQICEKCKVIRRNGRVMVICENPRHKQRQG
- the infA gene encoding translation initiation factor IF-1 — protein: MAKKDGVIEIEGVVTEALPNAMFRVELTNKHIVLAHISGKMRQHYIRILPEDRVVVELSPYDLTRGRIVYRYK
- a CDS encoding P1 family peptidase, with the protein product MGAITDVTGIRVGHIQKIGSGSEQASDGGWLTGVTVVLPPPGTVGSVDVRGGGPATFETDALDPATLSQQVDAVVLTGGSAYGLVAARGAQRWCEENGRGLAVPGGLVPIVPAAAIFDLGRGGDFSARPDEGMGYAATAAAAAQKEGHDVERGNVGAGTGAVLARGTYKGGVGTASATLENGIVIGALAVVNAVGLPVGVRDGIPEPSARPGGKAAPPLNTTLVVVATNAVLTKVECKRTASACHAGVARALNPSHTLADGDTVFALATGAVELHSSPDAPRLFSLIALQSAAADVVTEAILDGVSQAKGISTPAGVFAAYGPVVRYHGPI
- a CDS encoding carbohydrate ABC transporter permease; this encodes MTRQLTDRPPAVADAGPALRNRPKWSGRTRRDFFVFLALALPNLVLIAVFTYLPLINNVYYSTLDWTLGSASATVVGLDNYVTFFTSADAAKVLGTTAVFTLVTVGGSMVLGLLIALALNSKVRGTTFARSAVFAPYVLSGVGVGLVWLFIFDPGYGVLAWILRGLGQQSPQWINDPQLSLVMVIIVYVWKNLGYCAVVYLAGLQSLPQDVMEAASLDGANGFRRFLSMSVPLLSPTTFFLLITTMLSSLQAFDLIRIMTPLGNGTSTLIYEAYLQAFGAFNRAGYSASISVVLFAILLIITVLQLRFVERKVHYS
- a CDS encoding carbohydrate ABC transporter permease; its protein translation is MSTNRPLSRANIVQTIAGGYIPLILATLVVFLPLLWMILSSFKQPGEIITMDLELLPETLNLENYNIAMTTVPFAQFFLNSTIVTLVGATIKVLLAILTAYALVFVRFPYKNAIFVLILVALMVPPQVSILPNYILIAGMGGKNTLWGIILPGLGTAFGTFLLRQHFMTLPASILESAEIDGAGHWRRLWRIVVPVSVPSIATVALVTVVSEWNDYIWPLIITDRPETMTLPVGLTLLQNSEGNGSGWGILMAGAVLVIVPILVVFAALQRYIVAGLTQGSVTG
- a CDS encoding ABC transporter substrate-binding protein, translating into MGMNLDRRHFLGLAGAGAGAAALSACGGPSTGGTTPASKAAEIDFSGVKPAASIDFWTNHPGKSQDVEKSIIAKFHAKFPDIKVNLVTAGANYEEIAQKFQTSQAAKEALPGVVVLSDVWWFRYFSNGNIIPLDGLVKELDIKVDDFQKSLVADYQYDDKQWALPYGRSTPLFYYNKDHFKAAGLPDRAPKTWQEFAEWAPKLKASSGAQYAYIYPALAGYAGWTLQNNLWGWGGSWSNEWTINCDSAESVEALQWAQDSIYKDGWAGVSSKEAADDFAAGITSSTISSTGSLLGVLKSAKFNVGVGFLPGGPKVDSGVCPTGGAGLGIPSGVSKEVQLAAGTFLKFMTEPENTAEFSAATGYMPTRVSADMTAVLAKTPQIKTAMDQLAATRVQDNARVFLPGADQEMAKAAAKILTQQGDVKATMTALKSTLEGIYTKDVKPKLKS
- the map gene encoding type I methionyl aminopeptidase; this encodes MAFGQPRIEYKTNAQMRTMHEAGLVLSRALDAAVAAAVPGATTAQLDTVFRAVLDEAGAKSNFLGYHGFPATICTSVNEEVVHGIPGSRVLNDGDIISIDGGAIVDGWHSDSARTVIVGTPDPEDVRLSEVTEEAMWRGIAALATGKFVGDIGCAVDDYVSSVPGKPLGILEDYVGHGIGSEMHMAPDVLNYRTSHRGPKIRPGLCLAIEPMLVRGSIETAVLDDDWTVVTTDGKRSCQWEHSVAVHEKGIWVLSAPDGGAERLASLGVVPVPIP